The proteins below are encoded in one region of Pontibacter deserti:
- a CDS encoding valine--tRNA ligase yields the protein MSIAKKYNPKEVEEKWYSSWMERGFFRSTPNPKKEPYTIVIPPPNVTGVLHMGHMLNNTIQDVLIRRARMKGKEACWVPGTDHASIATEAKVVAMLKERGIEKKDITREEFLKYAWEWKEKYGGIILEQLKKLGASCDWDRTRFTMEDDLSAAVIEVFVDLYRKGQIYRGVRMVNWDPQGKTALSDEEVIPKETMAKMYHLKYEVVSEEAEKTYITVATSRPETIMADVAVAVNPNDERYMHLHGKSVRIPLLGKEIPVILDEYVSIDFGTGALKVTPAHDLNDYELGQKHNLPIIDILNNDGTLNEKAQLYVGQDRFAARRNIVKDLQEADLLVKIEEYPSVLQTSERTGAVIEPRLSMQWWCKMDKMAKPALESVMEDQIRLHPPKFKNMYRSWMENIRDWCISRQLWWGQQIPAYYLPDGTFVVATTAEEALQLARKESGNAELQASDLRQDEDVLDTWFSSWLWPISVFDGFKDPDNKDILYYYPTNDLVTAPEILFFWVARMIMAGYEFRNEMPFKNVYLTGIVRDAQGRKMSKSLGNSPDPLDLIEQYGADGVRAGMLFSSPAGNDLLFDEKLVEQGRNFSNKIWNAFRLIKGWEVDESLPCPNDTAIKWFESRFNEAFVQIEDHFEKFRISDALLAVYKLVWDDFCSNYLEMIKPAYQQPIDKQTLEATTAFLERVLKVLHPFMPFITEEIWHDLKERKEKEYLIVSAWPKKDTFDKDLNARMESVLKVVAAIRNIRNSKNIPQTKALDLAIKVMNQDGYENFLSIIRKLANINEVQFVQENVDGAISFVEAGDEFFIPMEGNIDVEAERERLQKELEYTKGFLESVKKKLSNERFVSGAPEAVIANERKKQADAEAKINAIEQSLASL from the coding sequence ATGTCGATAGCAAAGAAATATAATCCCAAAGAAGTAGAAGAAAAGTGGTACAGCAGCTGGATGGAGCGTGGCTTCTTCCGCTCTACGCCTAACCCGAAAAAAGAGCCTTACACCATTGTAATTCCGCCGCCAAACGTAACCGGTGTGCTGCACATGGGCCACATGCTCAACAATACCATTCAGGATGTGCTTATCCGTCGTGCGCGTATGAAGGGCAAAGAGGCTTGCTGGGTGCCAGGTACCGACCACGCTTCTATTGCTACGGAGGCTAAAGTTGTGGCTATGCTAAAAGAGCGCGGCATCGAGAAAAAAGATATTACCCGCGAAGAATTCCTGAAATATGCGTGGGAGTGGAAAGAGAAGTATGGCGGCATTATTCTGGAGCAGCTTAAAAAACTAGGTGCTTCCTGCGACTGGGACCGTACCCGTTTTACCATGGAAGACGACCTTTCGGCTGCCGTTATTGAAGTGTTTGTGGACCTGTACCGCAAAGGCCAGATCTACCGTGGCGTGCGCATGGTAAACTGGGACCCACAAGGCAAGACTGCGCTTTCTGATGAAGAGGTAATCCCGAAAGAAACAATGGCGAAAATGTACCACCTGAAGTATGAAGTGGTATCAGAAGAAGCCGAAAAAACATATATAACCGTTGCAACCTCGCGCCCGGAAACCATAATGGCCGACGTAGCGGTCGCAGTAAACCCGAATGATGAGCGCTACATGCACCTGCATGGTAAGTCTGTTCGCATACCACTGCTGGGTAAAGAGATTCCGGTTATACTGGATGAGTACGTAAGTATAGATTTTGGTACAGGTGCACTAAAAGTAACGCCTGCACACGACCTTAACGACTACGAACTGGGCCAGAAGCACAACCTGCCAATCATCGATATCCTGAACAACGACGGTACGCTGAATGAAAAAGCGCAGCTGTATGTTGGCCAGGACCGTTTTGCAGCTCGTCGTAATATTGTAAAAGATCTGCAGGAAGCTGACCTGTTGGTGAAGATAGAAGAGTATCCAAGTGTACTTCAGACTTCGGAGCGTACAGGTGCTGTAATTGAGCCACGTTTGTCGATGCAGTGGTGGTGCAAAATGGATAAAATGGCTAAGCCGGCACTGGAGTCTGTAATGGAAGACCAGATTCGCCTGCACCCGCCTAAGTTCAAGAACATGTACCGCTCCTGGATGGAAAACATCCGCGACTGGTGTATTTCGCGCCAATTGTGGTGGGGCCAGCAGATTCCGGCTTACTACCTGCCGGATGGTACTTTTGTGGTAGCTACAACTGCCGAAGAAGCACTGCAGCTTGCCCGCAAAGAAAGTGGAAATGCTGAGCTACAGGCATCTGACCTGCGCCAGGACGAAGACGTACTGGATACCTGGTTCTCATCATGGTTATGGCCGATCTCGGTGTTTGATGGCTTTAAAGACCCGGATAACAAGGATATACTATACTATTACCCTACTAATGATCTGGTAACTGCCCCTGAGATCCTGTTCTTCTGGGTGGCACGTATGATCATGGCTGGTTATGAGTTCCGTAACGAAATGCCATTCAAGAATGTGTACCTGACTGGTATAGTTCGTGATGCGCAGGGCCGTAAAATGTCTAAATCGCTGGGTAACTCACCTGATCCGCTTGACCTGATAGAACAGTATGGTGCCGACGGTGTGCGTGCTGGTATGTTGTTCAGTTCACCAGCCGGTAACGACTTGCTGTTTGATGAGAAACTGGTAGAGCAGGGCCGTAACTTCAGCAACAAGATATGGAATGCCTTTAGGTTGATAAAAGGATGGGAAGTAGACGAAAGCCTGCCATGCCCGAACGATACGGCTATCAAGTGGTTTGAGTCACGCTTTAATGAGGCATTTGTCCAGATTGAAGACCATTTCGAGAAGTTCCGTATTTCGGATGCATTGCTGGCTGTGTATAAACTGGTGTGGGATGACTTCTGCTCGAATTACCTGGAGATGATCAAGCCTGCCTATCAGCAGCCAATTGATAAGCAAACACTGGAAGCTACCACAGCTTTCCTGGAGAGAGTATTAAAGGTGCTGCATCCGTTTATGCCGTTCATTACAGAAGAGATCTGGCACGACCTGAAGGAGCGTAAAGAAAAAGAGTACCTGATCGTTTCTGCTTGGCCTAAGAAAGATACATTTGATAAGGATCTGAATGCCCGTATGGAGAGCGTACTGAAAGTAGTTGCTGCTATTCGTAACATTCGTAACTCTAAAAATATACCGCAGACAAAAGCACTTGACCTGGCTATTAAAGTGATGAACCAGGATGGATATGAGAACTTCCTGAGCATCATCCGTAAACTGGCTAACATTAACGAGGTTCAGTTTGTGCAGGAAAATGTTGATGGCGCTATCAGCTTTGTTGAGGCCGGCGACGAGTTCTTTATCCCAATGGAAGGAAACATTGACGTAGAAGCCGAGCGTGAGCGCCTGCAGAAAGAGCTGGAGTATACAAAAGGCTTCCTGGAGTCGGTGAAGAAGAAGCTGAGCAACGAGCGTTTTGTTAGTGGTGCACCGGAGGCGGTAATTGCTAACGAGCGTAAAAAGCAGGCTGATGCCGAAGCCAAGATCAATGCCATAGAGCAGAGTTTAGCCTCGCTTTAA
- a CDS encoding pentapeptide repeat-containing protein, translating to MEGSIHADKAFEKVIYPNKEIKNREFENCTFRNCDFSGSSFAETRFTDCTFIGCNLTMLKLNHASINNVVFKECKLTGINFSECEDFLFTVYFENCLLDYASFAKKKMAKTKFVKSSLKGVDFSDTTLTSALFDTTDLERAVFNYTNLSGADLSTAYNFDIDPEISTIKKAKFSQYSLQGLLTKYSLQVV from the coding sequence ATGGAAGGATCGATTCACGCAGATAAAGCCTTTGAAAAGGTAATTTACCCAAACAAAGAAATAAAGAACAGAGAGTTTGAAAACTGTACCTTCAGGAACTGTGATTTTTCGGGCAGCAGTTTTGCCGAAACCCGTTTTACCGACTGTACTTTTATAGGCTGTAACCTGACTATGTTGAAGCTAAACCATGCAAGTATAAATAACGTGGTTTTTAAAGAGTGTAAGCTTACAGGTATAAACTTCAGCGAGTGTGAAGATTTCCTGTTTACAGTATACTTCGAGAATTGCCTGCTGGATTATGCTTCGTTTGCGAAAAAGAAAATGGCGAAAACCAAGTTTGTAAAGTCTTCTCTAAAAGGTGTAGATTTTTCTGATACTACCCTGACCAGCGCTTTATTTGATACAACAGACCTGGAGCGAGCTGTATTTAACTATACCAACCTTTCCGGCGCCGATCTGTCCACTGCCTATAACTTTGACATAGATCCTGAGATCAGCACCATAAAAAAAGCAAAGTTCTCGCAATATAGCTTGCAGGGGTTGCTCACCAAGTATAGCCTGCAGGTCGTTTAG
- a CDS encoding 4Fe-4S dicluster domain-containing protein — MAIMITDECINCGACEPECPNTAIYEGGAEWTWGGGTALKEVEIDGGEVIPGDAAQPPISDEFYYIVSDKCTECMGFHEEPQCAAVCPVDCCVDDPDYRETEEELLAKKSWLHQEA; from the coding sequence ATGGCTATAATGATAACCGATGAGTGTATAAACTGCGGAGCTTGCGAACCAGAATGCCCTAACACTGCTATTTACGAAGGCGGTGCCGAGTGGACCTGGGGTGGTGGTACTGCGCTGAAAGAGGTGGAGATCGACGGCGGGGAAGTAATTCCCGGCGATGCGGCTCAGCCACCAATTTCAGATGAGTTTTACTACATCGTTTCTGATAAATGTACGGAGTGCATGGGCTTCCACGAAGAGCCGCAGTGTGCAGCCGTTTGCCCTGTGGATTGCTGCGTAGACGACCCCGACTACCGCGAAACAGAAGAAGAACTGCTTGCCAAGAAAAGCTGGTTGCACCAGGAGGCATAA
- a CDS encoding acyl-CoA reductase, translating into MTLENRIEAFVELGRQLKSLTPEDKQVWARMAQSRNPWFDEENVSRALNGITQMLEEQYLREWLYPYHLKQVSQKKVGVVMAGNIPMVGFHDFLSVLMSGHYLLAKLSSDDTVLMRRLADMLVGIEPAFANQFEFVEILKDADAIIATGSDNTARYFEYYFAKRPHIIRKNRTSIGVLTGHEEADDLKALGDDFFQYYGLGCRNVSKVFVPEGYTFDKFFEANQHRQNILDHHKYQNNYDYNKSILLVNRVPHFDNGFMLVQQSENLVSPISVLFYDTFSSLTDLRKKLSAIKDKTQVIVSAHGWLEGSIPFGKAQCPMVWDYADGVDTMAFLQKI; encoded by the coding sequence ATGACATTAGAGAACAGGATTGAAGCTTTTGTGGAACTGGGCAGGCAGCTAAAAAGCCTGACGCCGGAAGACAAACAGGTATGGGCCCGTATGGCTCAGTCGCGTAACCCGTGGTTTGATGAAGAAAACGTATCCCGTGCCCTTAATGGCATAACGCAAATGCTGGAGGAACAATACCTCCGCGAATGGCTTTACCCTTATCATTTAAAACAGGTTTCGCAAAAAAAGGTTGGCGTAGTAATGGCCGGCAATATTCCGATGGTAGGTTTCCACGATTTCCTGTCGGTGCTGATGAGCGGGCATTACCTGCTGGCAAAGCTAAGCTCTGACGATACTGTGCTGATGCGACGCCTCGCTGATATGCTGGTAGGTATAGAGCCTGCTTTTGCCAACCAGTTTGAGTTTGTAGAGATACTGAAAGATGCAGATGCCATTATTGCTACCGGGTCCGACAACACTGCCCGCTACTTTGAGTATTACTTTGCCAAGCGACCACACATTATCCGCAAAAACAGAACAAGTATAGGCGTACTTACCGGCCACGAAGAAGCCGACGACCTGAAAGCGCTGGGCGATGATTTTTTCCAATACTATGGCTTGGGCTGCCGCAATGTATCGAAAGTGTTTGTGCCAGAGGGCTATACTTTTGATAAATTCTTTGAAGCCAACCAGCACCGCCAGAATATACTGGATCACCATAAATACCAGAACAACTACGACTACAACAAATCTATATTGCTGGTAAACCGTGTACCGCACTTCGACAACGGCTTTATGCTGGTGCAGCAAAGCGAGAATCTGGTCTCTCCTATCTCAGTGTTGTTTTATGATACCTTTAGCTCGTTAACAGACCTGCGTAAAAAGCTAAGCGCCATAAAAGACAAAACACAGGTTATAGTTTCGGCACATGGCTGGCTGGAGGGAAGTATACCTTTTGGTAAAGCACAATGCCCGATGGTGTGGGACTATGCCGATGGTGTCGACACGATGGCGTTTCTGCAGAAAATCTAG
- a CDS encoding nucleoside phosphorylase codes for MASIPESELIINKNGTVYHLNLLPEHISDTIITVGDPERVPMVSRYFDEIEVEIAKREFVTHTGYYKGKRLTVISTGMGTDNIDILMNELDALVNIDFMSREPNEEKIKLKIVRIGTSGSLQESIPLGSHLASHYSVGLDSLMEFYPLEQTEDEQSITRALKEQLGVGFTPYCVPGSKMLLDKIAFDMVPGNTLTCPGFYAPQGRVLRGGLRNQNLLQVYQNFKVCDFQLTNFEMETAGYYSMGRLLGHEMLSLNAIVANRITQQFAPNAEEVIDSLIRKTLERI; via the coding sequence ATGGCTTCAATTCCCGAATCAGAACTGATCATCAATAAGAACGGTACTGTTTATCATCTTAACCTTTTGCCTGAGCATATCTCAGATACTATAATTACAGTCGGTGACCCGGAACGCGTGCCAATGGTAAGCAGGTATTTTGATGAGATAGAGGTGGAAATAGCCAAGCGTGAGTTTGTGACGCACACAGGTTACTACAAAGGCAAGCGCTTAACGGTGATCTCAACAGGTATGGGTACCGATAACATCGATATCCTGATGAATGAGCTGGATGCGCTGGTGAATATTGATTTCATGAGCCGGGAGCCGAATGAAGAAAAGATAAAGCTGAAGATTGTACGTATAGGCACTTCAGGATCGTTGCAGGAGTCTATACCTCTAGGTAGCCATTTAGCTTCGCATTATAGTGTAGGCCTGGACTCGCTGATGGAATTTTACCCACTGGAACAGACTGAAGATGAGCAAAGTATAACTCGCGCCCTGAAAGAACAATTAGGGGTAGGTTTTACACCTTACTGTGTGCCTGGCTCTAAAATGTTGTTGGATAAAATAGCCTTTGATATGGTGCCGGGTAACACACTTACCTGCCCGGGTTTTTATGCGCCCCAAGGCCGTGTGCTGCGTGGGGGCTTACGTAACCAGAACCTGCTGCAGGTATACCAGAACTTCAAAGTATGCGATTTCCAGCTAACGAATTTCGAAATGGAGACTGCGGGTTATTATAGTATGGGCCGATTGCTTGGCCACGAAATGCTTTCGCTGAACGCTATAGTTGCCAACCGCATTACACAGCAATTTGCCCCTAACGCCGAAGAAGTGATCGATAGCCTTATCCGGAAAACGCTGGAAAGGATTTAA
- a CDS encoding DmpA family aminopeptidase encodes MRLLLLLLLMVSITSQVQGQERKRARDYGIKIGVLPIGKHNAITDVPGVTVGHTTLIQGNNIRTGVTAILPHSGNIFQSKVPAAVYVGNGFGKLAGSTQVQELGNLETPILLTNTLGVGTALNAVVGYTLQQAGNEEVRSVNAVVGETNDGYLNDIRGRHVTENHVLESIKQAKAGAVAEGNVGAGTGTVCFGFKGGIGTSSRKLPASVGGYTVGVLVQTNFGGVLQVDGVPVGEALDQYYLKQQIKDSADGSCMIVVATDAPLDARNLERLAKRAMLGMGKTGGIASNGSGDYVIAFSTEPTIRVPYTSDSKTQTATYLRNDEISPLFMAVIEATEEAIINSLFAAETMEGTDQHKVEALPIDKVVKILKQHNAIKR; translated from the coding sequence ATGAGGCTACTATTACTATTGTTGCTTATGGTAAGTATAACATCTCAGGTACAAGGCCAGGAACGCAAACGGGCAAGAGATTATGGTATAAAGATAGGTGTGCTGCCAATTGGCAAGCATAATGCCATAACCGATGTACCCGGTGTAACAGTAGGCCACACAACACTTATCCAAGGCAACAATATCCGGACTGGCGTTACAGCTATACTTCCGCATAGTGGCAACATTTTCCAGAGTAAAGTACCGGCTGCTGTATATGTAGGCAATGGCTTTGGCAAACTGGCCGGCAGCACACAGGTACAGGAACTGGGCAACCTCGAAACGCCCATTCTACTTACCAATACCCTGGGCGTAGGCACCGCCCTGAATGCTGTAGTAGGTTATACTTTGCAGCAGGCAGGCAATGAAGAAGTACGATCTGTAAACGCTGTAGTAGGCGAAACCAATGATGGGTACCTGAACGACATACGAGGCAGACATGTAACAGAAAACCATGTGTTAGAAAGTATAAAACAGGCCAAAGCAGGCGCAGTGGCAGAAGGCAATGTAGGGGCAGGCACCGGCACCGTTTGCTTTGGTTTTAAAGGCGGCATTGGTACATCCTCTCGAAAGCTACCTGCAAGTGTGGGAGGCTACACGGTTGGTGTACTGGTGCAAACCAATTTTGGCGGAGTATTACAGGTTGATGGCGTACCGGTTGGCGAAGCACTTGACCAGTATTACCTGAAGCAGCAAATAAAAGACAGTGCCGATGGATCTTGTATGATAGTGGTGGCTACGGATGCCCCCCTGGATGCCCGTAACCTGGAACGGCTGGCAAAACGTGCTATGCTGGGAATGGGTAAAACAGGTGGTATTGCCTCCAACGGCAGCGGCGATTATGTCATAGCTTTTTCTACTGAGCCAACTATACGCGTACCTTATACTTCTGATAGCAAAACCCAGACAGCCACATACCTCCGCAACGATGAAATATCGCCACTTTTTATGGCGGTAATAGAAGCTACGGAAGAAGCTATCATTAACTCCCTTTTTGCAGCCGAAACCATGGAGGGCACAGACCAACACAAAGTAGAAGCGCTGCCCATCGATAAAGTAGTCAAGATCTTAAAGCAACACAATGCAATCAAACGCTAA
- a CDS encoding aminotransferase class IV translates to MQSNAKLHAYIHGQIKPLEESFLHISDLAIQRGYGIFDFFKVEQGKPVFLEDYLERFYESAMLMELSVPLTTDALKDAISKLIQLNNLPQSGVKMILTGGYSANGYDPGEPNLLITEQPLVLPEQEMIEKGIKIITHEYIREIPRAKTINYSMGIRLINKIKAANASDVLYQQNGVVTEFPRCNFFIVTQDDTIVTPAEDVLLGVTRKNVLKLARQKYKTEERAVTIEDIAQAKEAFLTSTTKRILPIVQVDDMVIGDGKPGEVTKNLLDDLIKLEKMH, encoded by the coding sequence ATGCAATCAAACGCTAAACTCCATGCCTACATACATGGCCAGATAAAACCACTGGAGGAGTCTTTTCTACACATCAGCGACCTTGCAATACAACGTGGGTACGGTATTTTCGACTTTTTTAAGGTAGAACAAGGGAAGCCCGTGTTCCTGGAGGATTATCTGGAGCGGTTCTACGAATCTGCAATGCTAATGGAGTTGTCGGTGCCCCTGACTACAGATGCACTAAAGGATGCTATTTCTAAGCTTATCCAACTAAACAACCTGCCGCAGTCTGGGGTTAAAATGATACTGACCGGTGGGTACTCTGCCAATGGTTATGATCCCGGAGAACCGAACCTGCTGATCACGGAGCAGCCACTGGTTCTGCCGGAACAGGAGATGATCGAGAAAGGCATCAAGATCATTACCCACGAGTATATACGCGAAATACCTAGAGCTAAAACTATAAATTACTCCATGGGCATCCGGCTGATAAATAAAATAAAAGCTGCTAATGCCAGCGATGTATTATACCAGCAGAACGGAGTAGTAACCGAATTCCCCCGCTGCAACTTCTTTATTGTGACCCAGGATGATACTATAGTTACTCCTGCCGAAGATGTGTTGCTCGGCGTTACCCGTAAAAATGTGCTGAAACTAGCCCGACAAAAGTATAAAACAGAAGAAAGGGCTGTAACTATAGAAGATATTGCCCAGGCCAAAGAAGCCTTCCTGACCAGTACTACCAAACGTATCCTGCCTATAGTTCAAGTTGATGATATGGTTATTGGGGATGGAAAACCGGGTGAGGTAACAAAGAACTTACTTGATGACCTGATAAAGCTAGAGAAGATGCATTAA
- the trhO gene encoding oxygen-dependent tRNA uridine(34) hydroxylase TrhO, with protein MNKPYSILLYYCYTPIADPEEFREQHHLMCLELNLLGRIIVSKEGLNGTVSGLKEDCEKYMETMHADPRFAKIDFKVDESEGHAFTKMHVRTKAEIVHSGLLHIDPNARTGKHLEPKEFREMKDREDVVVLDVRSDYEYNVGRFKNAVTLDIENFREFPEKVAELKEKYKDKKILTYCTGGIKCEKASAFLLEQGFEDVYQLHGGIIKYGKEAGGEDFEGKCYVFDNRVAVDVNSVNPKVISHCYVCGTEDDRMVNCANPVCNLHVAICEKCGWELEGACSTECKGHPEKRPYDGTGYYQKEMNGYNPLKGFNRKKKNDVQV; from the coding sequence ATGAACAAACCATACAGCATTTTACTGTACTACTGCTACACGCCGATAGCAGATCCGGAAGAATTCCGTGAGCAACACCACCTGATGTGCCTTGAGCTAAATCTGCTCGGCCGTATCATCGTTTCGAAAGAGGGTCTGAATGGCACTGTGTCCGGTCTGAAAGAAGATTGCGAAAAGTATATGGAGACCATGCACGCAGATCCGCGCTTTGCCAAGATCGATTTTAAGGTAGACGAATCGGAGGGTCATGCATTTACAAAAATGCACGTACGTACCAAAGCTGAGATCGTACACTCCGGCTTGCTGCACATAGACCCGAATGCCCGTACCGGCAAACACCTGGAGCCGAAAGAGTTCAGGGAGATGAAAGACCGTGAAGATGTGGTGGTGCTGGATGTGCGTTCGGATTACGAGTATAATGTGGGCCGCTTCAAGAATGCTGTTACCTTGGATATCGAGAACTTCCGTGAGTTTCCGGAGAAGGTGGCAGAGCTGAAGGAAAAGTATAAAGACAAAAAAATCCTGACCTACTGCACCGGCGGTATTAAATGCGAGAAAGCAAGTGCCTTTTTGCTGGAGCAGGGTTTTGAGGATGTTTACCAGTTGCATGGTGGCATTATAAAGTATGGCAAAGAAGCCGGCGGCGAAGACTTTGAAGGTAAGTGCTATGTGTTCGATAACCGTGTAGCGGTAGATGTGAACTCTGTAAACCCGAAAGTTATTTCGCATTGCTACGTGTGCGGTACCGAAGACGACCGTATGGTAAACTGTGCTAACCCGGTTTGTAACCTGCATGTAGCTATATGCGAGAAGTGTGGCTGGGAACTGGAAGGTGCCTGCTCTACAGAATGCAAAGGCCACCCTGAAAAGCGCCCGTATGATGGAACTGGCTACTACCAGAAAGAAATGAACGGCTATAATCCACTAAAAGGATTCAACCGCAAGAAGAAAAACGACGTACAAGTATAA
- a CDS encoding NeuD/PglB/VioB family sugar acetyltransferase — MQNPVIILGAQQLGTAALDIFNSNSVVVYCFLDDKKDIQHQEINNVLVMSSTEDNEFLKLIGKKCDVFVAVEDSAARKGLINMLKEEYKVVPVNAIHKFSSVSEYAWLGHGNMVAAGAIVNNNAKIGDNCIIQSRAIVDTNAEIADFVQIGAGAIINSEVKVEEGAFIGSGAVIVSGVKIGKNARVGAGSVVVADVPAKATVFGNPAAAIK, encoded by the coding sequence ATGCAGAATCCTGTAATTATACTTGGCGCCCAGCAACTGGGTACTGCCGCTCTCGATATTTTCAACAGCAACAGCGTGGTGGTGTACTGCTTCCTCGACGACAAAAAAGATATACAGCACCAGGAAATCAATAATGTGTTGGTGATGAGTAGCACCGAAGACAATGAGTTCCTGAAACTGATTGGCAAGAAGTGCGACGTGTTTGTGGCTGTAGAAGATTCGGCTGCACGCAAAGGCCTGATAAACATGCTGAAGGAAGAGTATAAAGTGGTTCCGGTAAACGCTATCCATAAGTTCAGTTCAGTGTCAGAATATGCATGGTTAGGCCACGGCAACATGGTAGCGGCTGGCGCTATAGTTAACAACAACGCCAAGATCGGCGACAACTGCATCATCCAGTCCAGAGCTATAGTTGATACTAATGCCGAGATCGCTGACTTTGTACAGATCGGGGCAGGTGCTATCATCAACTCTGAAGTGAAAGTAGAAGAGGGCGCTTTTATAGGTTCAGGTGCGGTTATCGTGTCTGGGGTGAAGATAGGGAAGAATGCACGAGTTGGTGCGGGCTCGGTAGTGGTAGCCGATGTGCCTGCCAAAGCAACTGTTTTCGGTAATCCGGCAGCGGCCATAAAGTAA
- a CDS encoding DUF2851 family protein: MKEDFLHYIWQHQYYRKADLATTEGEPLQVLRTGYYNTDAGPDFREAILKIGDVEWSGSVEIHLRASDWRRHQHQTDLKYDQVILHVVWQADETIRRTDGTIIPVLELKDRVDTSLVYTYRQLQEARTTIPCANVWPAVPEITKTMMLGRALTERLEQKGQEVLQLHANYNHDWEATAYHVLFKGFGFKINQEPMERLASALPTAILRKQQQLFQLEALLFGQAGYLADAATDYAQQLAKEYNFMSHKYSLQDTAMQRHHWNFMRMRPANFPTVRLAQLAAVLANRQSFFTAILEAQTIKQYEALFMVPVSEFWQQHFTFSPEPGKATKTMGKDSAHNLIINVAVPLLAAYSHFTVDRAYLEKAIELLEKVKEALNKITRLYEELGWKATSAADNQAALSLYQNYCQPVNCLQCAVGNKILKQNILSRS, from the coding sequence ATGAAAGAAGATTTCCTGCATTACATCTGGCAACACCAGTACTACCGTAAAGCCGACCTGGCTACTACGGAAGGCGAACCGCTGCAGGTACTGCGGACTGGCTACTACAACACCGATGCCGGCCCCGATTTTAGGGAAGCTATACTTAAGATTGGCGATGTGGAATGGTCGGGGAGTGTGGAGATACATTTACGGGCATCAGACTGGCGCCGCCACCAGCACCAGACCGACCTGAAATACGACCAGGTAATTCTGCATGTAGTGTGGCAAGCCGACGAAACTATACGCCGGACAGATGGTACCATTATTCCGGTGCTGGAGCTGAAGGATAGAGTTGATACATCGCTGGTTTATACTTACCGCCAACTACAGGAAGCCCGAACTACTATACCCTGCGCCAATGTGTGGCCGGCCGTGCCCGAAATTACCAAAACCATGATGCTGGGCCGGGCCTTAACAGAGCGACTGGAGCAGAAAGGACAGGAGGTGCTGCAACTACATGCCAACTATAACCACGACTGGGAAGCCACCGCTTATCATGTGTTGTTCAAAGGGTTCGGGTTTAAGATAAACCAGGAGCCAATGGAACGATTGGCCAGTGCACTGCCGACAGCTATACTTCGAAAACAGCAACAGCTTTTTCAACTGGAGGCGCTTTTATTCGGTCAGGCTGGTTATTTAGCGGATGCGGCTACTGACTATGCGCAGCAACTGGCGAAAGAGTATAATTTCATGAGCCACAAGTATAGCTTGCAGGATACAGCTATGCAGCGCCACCACTGGAATTTTATGCGCATGCGGCCTGCCAACTTCCCGACTGTTAGGTTAGCGCAGCTAGCAGCTGTGCTGGCAAACCGGCAAAGCTTTTTTACAGCTATACTTGAAGCCCAAACTATTAAACAATACGAGGCCTTATTTATGGTGCCGGTTTCAGAGTTCTGGCAGCAGCATTTTACATTTAGCCCGGAGCCTGGCAAAGCAACTAAAACCATGGGTAAGGACAGCGCGCATAACCTCATTATCAATGTAGCAGTACCACTGCTGGCTGCTTACAGCCATTTTACCGTCGACCGTGCATATCTTGAAAAAGCGATCGAGTTGCTGGAGAAGGTAAAAGAAGCATTGAACAAGATTACAAGACTTTATGAAGAACTAGGCTGGAAAGCGACATCCGCAGCTGATAACCAGGCAGCACTTAGTCTTTATCAAAACTATTGCCAGCCGGTGAACTGCCTGCAGTGTGCAGTAGGTAATAAAATCCTGAAGCAAAACATACTTTCCCGATCGTGA